Proteins encoded within one genomic window of Prochlorococcus marinus str. MIT 9515:
- the devC gene encoding ABC transporter permease DevC, whose product MKFSLIKFRKIPLAWLLLTRQPLRLIVAIAGISFAGILMFMQLGFRDGLFDTSVTIHKLLDADLVLISPRSKSSISMSGFPKRRLIQTLALEDVEKTAPVNLTYLLWRNPENLKTRSILALGFNPADSLLLDSGFSRKSDKLKNPGRVLFDKLSRPEFGPIEDWFLSGKKVETEVAGKRVIVEGLVELGPSFGADGNLITSRETFLRLFPANPKGSIEIGLVKLRNGSNPILVSEILNKSLPNDVRVLTKNQFIEFEKNYWRNSTAIGFIFSLGALMGFVVGCVVVYQILYSDVTDHLPEYATLLAMGYRLKSLFFVVAREGFLLALFGYLPAYFSGQILYSVVRNSTKLPIVMDAHKTILIFVLILIMCMGSAGIAMRKLVDADPAEIF is encoded by the coding sequence ATGAAATTTTCTCTCATAAAATTCCGGAAAATTCCTTTAGCTTGGTTGTTGCTTACTAGACAACCTCTTAGGTTAATAGTTGCAATTGCAGGAATTAGCTTCGCTGGGATTCTAATGTTTATGCAATTAGGATTTAGAGATGGTTTATTTGATACAAGTGTAACTATTCACAAACTTTTGGATGCTGATCTTGTTTTGATAAGTCCTAGATCAAAAAGTTCTATAAGTATGAGCGGCTTTCCAAAAAGAAGATTAATTCAAACTTTAGCTTTAGAAGATGTAGAAAAAACTGCACCTGTTAACTTAACTTATCTTCTGTGGAGAAATCCAGAAAATCTAAAAACAAGATCAATATTAGCTTTGGGATTTAATCCTGCAGATTCTCTTCTTCTTGATAGTGGATTTTCAAGAAAGTCAGATAAACTAAAAAATCCAGGGAGAGTACTTTTTGATAAACTATCAAGACCAGAGTTTGGCCCCATAGAGGATTGGTTTCTTTCAGGAAAGAAAGTAGAAACAGAAGTTGCAGGTAAAAGAGTAATAGTGGAGGGCCTTGTAGAGCTAGGTCCATCCTTTGGAGCAGATGGAAATTTAATCACAAGTAGAGAAACATTTTTAAGACTATTCCCAGCAAATCCAAAAGGAAGCATTGAAATTGGTTTAGTGAAACTTCGAAATGGCTCAAACCCAATTTTGGTATCTGAAATATTAAATAAATCTCTCCCTAATGATGTTCGTGTTTTAACAAAAAATCAATTTATTGAATTTGAAAAAAATTATTGGAGAAATAGTACTGCAATTGGTTTTATATTTAGTTTGGGAGCTTTAATGGGTTTTGTAGTTGGTTGCGTTGTTGTTTATCAAATTCTTTATAGTGATGTCACTGACCATCTTCCTGAATATGCAACTTTATTAGCTATGGGATATAGACTAAAATCTCTTTTCTTTGTGGTTGCACGAGAAGGCTTTTTATTGGCTTTATTTGGTTATCTACCCGCTTATTTTTCAGGGCAAATACTTTATTCAGTTGTCAGAAATTCTACAAAGCTTCCAATAGTGATGGATGCTCATAAAACAATTTTAATTTTTGTTTTAATTTTAATTATGTGTATGGGGTCAGCTGGAATTGCTATGCGTAAATTAGTTGATGCGGACCCTGCAGAAATATTTTAA
- a CDS encoding adenylate cyclase, whose amino-acid sequence MDNSIKGRYSKEVKIQLDRAEVKKDILLKNIYKEYEIYFRIVRKSILSSTEKGIFGLYSDLSLRNSDKEYKNLELINFLNNDISFLIQSKLPLLTIEQLKLIDNSETQIHLINKKALKELLKLKKSKTVNFDYETELITKESIEFNCSNKLNSYQYYESINDDEFSSVNLDENDCLNYYSKQPSIKDLEDEKHIIDSVLELIEGTKEKNIINPKNFNDQENDVSLYSDNLNLFEKVDKGFNQFLVDLSYKVNSELFKIKLIQKNISEDIFKFLSNNHNLIKHPHPFVISYDLNPSNFTEFNNKSGNISLFNISDIELEFHNLELSICRNNINELKNKFRLLNKKHLYWKNKELYLKNLK is encoded by the coding sequence TTGGATAATAGTATCAAAGGTAGATATTCAAAAGAGGTGAAGATTCAGCTCGATAGGGCTGAGGTTAAAAAAGATATATTATTAAAAAATATTTATAAAGAATATGAAATTTATTTTAGGATTGTAAGAAAATCTATTCTTTCGTCTACTGAGAAAGGGATATTTGGACTTTATTCTGATCTATCTCTTAGGAACAGCGATAAAGAATATAAAAACCTAGAATTAATCAACTTTTTAAACAATGATATTAGCTTTCTTATCCAATCAAAACTTCCATTATTAACAATTGAGCAGTTGAAGTTAATCGATAATAGTGAGACCCAAATACATTTAATAAATAAAAAAGCATTAAAAGAATTATTAAAATTAAAAAAATCTAAAACGGTTAATTTTGACTATGAAACGGAATTAATTACTAAAGAATCCATTGAATTTAATTGCAGTAATAAGTTAAATTCATATCAATATTATGAGTCTATAAATGATGATGAATTTTCATCTGTAAATTTGGATGAAAATGATTGTTTAAATTACTATTCGAAACAACCTAGTATTAAAGATCTTGAAGATGAGAAACATATCATTGATTCTGTTCTTGAATTAATAGAAGGAACAAAAGAAAAAAACATAATTAATCCTAAGAACTTTAATGATCAAGAAAATGATGTTTCTCTATATAGTGATAATTTAAACTTATTTGAAAAAGTTGATAAAGGTTTTAACCAATTTTTAGTAGACCTTTCATATAAGGTAAATTCAGAATTATTCAAAATAAAATTAATTCAAAAAAACATATCCGAAGATATTTTCAAATTCTTATCAAATAATCATAATTTAATAAAACATCCTCATCCTTTCGTAATTAGTTATGATCTAAACCCAAGTAACTTTACTGAATTTAATAATAAATCAGGCAATATAAGTTTGTTTAACATCTCAGATATTGAATTAGAATTTCATAATTTAGAGCTTTCAATCTGTAGAAATAATATTAACGAATTAAAGAATAAATTTAGATTATTAAATAAAAAACATCTATATTGGAAAAATAAGGAACTTTACCTTAAAAATTTAAAATAA
- a CDS encoding HlyD family efflux transporter periplasmic adaptor subunit, producing the protein MFVSKFKNLIYCFLIFFPLSLGISSCSQNKKLISSDKEISSDIIFQINAVAALGQLSPSGEIRKLAAPISQFGSSPRLSQLLVSEGDFVKKGSVLAVFENREKLISDLERKNNLIKTNNLEISLKKDQIKRYELAVEKSAYSLVQLSQRKDELLKLQKQKIVNIGDKNNIEIDLFNSQLRSPIDGFILAVNTRVGERPNNEGILEVGSSQNMEALIEVYESDINRVFVSQKVELSSENGGFSKILKGEVIRISPQVKQRKVLSTDPTGDADARIIEVLVKLNDESIKLVRNYTGMKVIAKFLP; encoded by the coding sequence ATGTTTGTAAGTAAATTTAAAAATTTAATCTATTGTTTCTTGATATTTTTTCCATTATCGCTTGGGATTAGTTCATGTTCTCAAAATAAGAAATTAATTTCTAGCGATAAAGAAATTTCTTCTGATATTATTTTTCAAATAAATGCAGTCGCTGCCCTAGGACAACTCTCACCATCTGGCGAGATAAGGAAATTAGCAGCGCCAATAAGTCAATTTGGCTCTTCTCCTCGTTTGTCTCAGCTGTTAGTGAGTGAGGGTGATTTTGTCAAAAAAGGATCAGTTCTAGCTGTTTTTGAAAATAGGGAGAAATTAATCTCAGATCTCGAAAGAAAAAATAATCTTATCAAGACAAACAATCTTGAGATTTCATTAAAAAAAGATCAAATTAAAAGATATGAATTAGCAGTAGAAAAATCTGCATATTCTTTAGTTCAACTTTCTCAGAGAAAAGACGAGTTACTTAAATTACAAAAACAAAAAATAGTAAATATTGGCGATAAAAATAATATTGAGATAGATCTTTTTAATTCTCAACTTAGAAGTCCAATTGATGGATTTATCCTCGCGGTTAATACACGAGTTGGTGAAAGACCCAACAATGAAGGAATCCTCGAGGTTGGTTCAAGTCAGAACATGGAGGCTCTCATAGAAGTATATGAATCTGATATTAATAGAGTGTTTGTTTCTCAAAAAGTTGAATTAAGTAGTGAGAATGGAGGATTTTCAAAGATTTTAAAAGGCGAGGTAATAAGAATTAGTCCTCAAGTAAAACAGAGAAAAGTTTTATCTACAGATCCTACGGGCGATGCTGATGCTCGTATTATTGAGGTTCTAGTGAAGCTTAACGATGAATCGATAAAATTAGTGAGAAACTACACAGGTATGAAGGTTATTGCTAAATTTCTACCTTAA
- the tsf gene encoding translation elongation factor Ts: protein MANITAKLVKDLRDKTGAGMMDCKKALNETDGNVEKALEWLRKKGIASAEKKSGRVAAEGSIGSYIHTGSRVGVLLELNCETDFVARGDIFQSLLKDVSMQVAACPNVEYVSIDEIPEDVVKKEKGIEMGRDDLSGKPENIKEKIVEGRIAKRLNELVLLSQPYIKDSSLTVEDLVKQAAAKIGENIKVRRFTRYTLGEGIEKNEMDFADEVASLKSN, encoded by the coding sequence ATGGCAAACATTACAGCAAAACTTGTAAAAGATCTTAGAGATAAGACTGGAGCCGGGATGATGGATTGTAAAAAGGCTTTAAATGAGACAGATGGAAATGTTGAAAAAGCCCTAGAGTGGTTAAGAAAAAAAGGAATCGCAAGTGCAGAGAAGAAATCGGGGAGAGTTGCTGCGGAAGGTTCTATAGGCAGTTATATTCATACAGGTTCTAGAGTAGGTGTTCTTTTAGAACTAAATTGTGAAACTGATTTCGTTGCTAGAGGAGATATTTTTCAATCTCTTTTAAAGGATGTATCGATGCAAGTAGCCGCATGTCCAAATGTTGAATACGTTTCTATTGATGAAATACCGGAAGATGTTGTAAAAAAAGAAAAAGGAATAGAAATGGGTAGAGATGACTTGTCTGGTAAGCCCGAAAATATTAAAGAAAAAATTGTTGAAGGTAGAATTGCTAAAAGACTAAATGAGTTGGTCTTGCTTTCTCAACCTTATATAAAGGATAGTTCTCTAACAGTAGAAGATTTAGTAAAGCAGGCAGCAGCTAAAATTGGTGAAAATATCAAAGTGAGGCGTTTCACAAGATATACGTTAGGTGAGGGTATTGAAAAGAATGAAATGGACTTTGCCGATGAAGTCGCATCTTTAAAGTCAAATTAA
- the rpsB gene encoding 30S ribosomal protein S2, which yields MAVVSLSEMMEAGAHFGHQTRRWNPKMSKYIYCARNGVHIIDLVKTALCMNNAYKWTRNAAKSGKRFLFVGTKKQASDVVAQEAVRCGAAYVNQRWLGGMLTNWSTMKARIERLKDLERMESSGAIAMRPKKEAAVLRRELERLQKYLGGLKGMRRLPDVVVLVDQRRESNAVLEARKLDISLVSMLDTNCDPDLCEVPIPCNDDAVRSVQLILGRLADAINEGRKGSNDQRKV from the coding sequence ATGGCTGTTGTATCTCTATCTGAAATGATGGAAGCTGGTGCTCATTTTGGGCACCAAACTAGACGTTGGAATCCCAAAATGTCTAAGTATATTTATTGCGCAAGGAATGGGGTTCATATTATTGACCTTGTAAAAACCGCTTTATGCATGAATAACGCTTATAAGTGGACTAGAAATGCTGCAAAGAGCGGAAAAAGATTTCTTTTTGTTGGAACAAAAAAACAAGCTTCAGATGTTGTTGCTCAAGAAGCTGTTAGATGTGGTGCAGCATATGTTAACCAAAGGTGGTTAGGAGGCATGCTTACTAATTGGTCCACCATGAAAGCAAGGATAGAAAGATTAAAAGATCTTGAAAGAATGGAAAGTAGCGGTGCCATAGCCATGAGACCTAAAAAGGAGGCTGCGGTTTTAAGAAGAGAGCTAGAACGTTTGCAAAAGTATTTAGGTGGTCTTAAAGGAATGAGAAGATTACCTGACGTAGTTGTACTTGTTGATCAAAGAAGAGAATCTAATGCTGTCCTTGAAGCAAGAAAATTAGATATATCTTTAGTCTCAATGTTAGACACTAACTGTGATCCTGATTTGTGTGAAGTTCCTATTCCATGCAATGATGATGCAGTGAGATCTGTTCAACTTATTTTAGGACGACTTGCAGATGCAATTAATGAAGGTAGAAAAGGTTCTAATGATCAAAGAAAAGTTTAA
- a CDS encoding phycocyanobilin:ferredoxin oxidoreductase yields the protein MLSESLTKTKLIDPLILTLLQNIRGHRSNLENLKSIKIDPKLSNIISDKEGKELYIENEFHKAKGFRKLHIEVAEFSRRLKILHCVFFPDPHYDIPIFGMDLVKVNEVVSAAIVDLSPSSKNQNLKYDNLLSTIDKSVFESEREIPGWGDIFSQNVFFASLKNESEKSAFCKIVDHYLLVLIKLSKSSILDHDQEIIQERIDFQKNYCRQQMKNEKTSLVLLKYFDKKWVDEYIKKVLFDF from the coding sequence TTGTTGTCTGAATCTTTAACTAAAACCAAATTAATTGATCCACTTATTTTGACTTTATTGCAAAATATTAGAGGACATAGGTCTAATCTAGAAAACCTTAAATCCATTAAGATAGACCCTAAGCTTTCAAATATAATTTCGGATAAGGAAGGTAAAGAACTATATATTGAAAATGAATTCCATAAGGCAAAAGGATTTAGAAAATTACATATCGAAGTAGCTGAATTTTCTAGGCGTCTTAAGATTTTACATTGTGTATTCTTCCCTGACCCACATTATGATATTCCAATATTTGGTATGGATTTAGTCAAAGTAAATGAAGTGGTTTCTGCCGCTATTGTTGATTTATCCCCTTCTTCAAAGAATCAAAATTTAAAATACGATAACTTGTTGTCTACGATTGATAAAAGTGTATTTGAATCAGAGAGGGAGATCCCAGGATGGGGAGATATCTTCTCTCAAAATGTATTTTTTGCTTCTTTAAAAAATGAGAGTGAAAAAAGTGCTTTTTGTAAAATTGTTGATCACTACCTATTAGTATTAATAAAATTAAGTAAAAGTTCTATACTTGATCATGATCAAGAAATAATTCAAGAAAGAATCGATTTTCAAAAAAATTATTGTAGACAACAAATGAAAAATGAAAAAACAAGTTTGGTTCTACTGAAGTATTTCGACAAAAAATGGGTAGATGAATATATCAAAAAAGTACTATTTGATTTTTGA
- a CDS encoding DevA family ABC transporter ATP-binding protein, producing MHSSLNKNLKTVSINNLSHFYGKNENKKQVLNNVNFFIERGELVLLKGPSGCGKTTLLTLIGALRTCQSGDLTVLNKQLNGASRKTRQILRRNIGMIFQGHNLLRCLTAEQNVQMGADLLRNLTYLQRREIARKWLSAVGLADHNKKLPSDLSGGQKQRVAIARALSANPKLLLADEPTSALDSVTGREIVSLLKKLAKEQNCSVLMVTHDPRISDMADRILNMEDGKIFNALSELR from the coding sequence ATGCACTCAAGCTTAAATAAAAATTTAAAAACTGTTTCTATCAATAATTTGAGTCATTTTTACGGAAAAAATGAAAATAAGAAACAAGTTCTTAATAATGTTAATTTTTTTATTGAGAGAGGTGAATTAGTGCTTTTGAAAGGCCCATCCGGTTGTGGCAAGACAACTCTTTTGACCTTGATTGGTGCCCTTAGAACCTGTCAAAGCGGTGATTTGACGGTTTTAAATAAACAATTAAATGGTGCCTCAAGAAAAACCAGACAAATACTTCGAAGAAATATTGGGATGATTTTTCAGGGACATAATTTGCTCAGATGTTTAACAGCAGAACAAAATGTTCAAATGGGGGCTGATTTGCTTAGAAATTTAACATATTTGCAAAGAAGAGAAATTGCGAGGAAGTGGTTATCCGCAGTTGGACTGGCTGACCATAATAAAAAACTTCCAAGTGATTTGTCTGGAGGTCAGAAACAAAGAGTTGCAATTGCAAGGGCATTATCTGCTAATCCCAAACTTTTACTTGCAGATGAACCAACTTCCGCTTTAGACAGCGTTACAGGAAGAGAAATAGTTTCCCTTTTAAAGAAATTGGCAAAAGAACAGAATTGTTCTGTCCTAATGGTGACACATGACCCAAGGATTTCAGATATGGCGGATAGGATATTAAATATGGAAGATGGTAAAATATTTAATGCACTTAGTGAGCTAAGATAG
- a CDS encoding M16 family metallopeptidase: protein MNLGEINYYNHSSKPKCVFVENKELPLICIDFWFKAGSSFEESDKSGTAHLLEHMIFKGSNKIMPGEFDHRIESLGGISNASTGYDDAHYYVLVPKNNFKESLALLTNILRSPNFNINEFNKEKSVVIDEIKQQNDQPDEKLFNYFLGRVWIDNFYGKTILGTEKDVQSLAIDDLEKFHKKFYNIENSCISIAGNIAKVTFEECYGNNFSYLGEANSSQIISKNKLIAIPRTGREEIDFKNIEFSRIYMAWSIPSIKNQRINIGFEILTSILSVGRNSRLVKVLKEDKNLVESIYVDVNGGELGGLLVIEACCDNVNLLKTEEEINKIIKELVSSKNLTINELTKALNIVKSNYIFNLETSTQLTSFFGSEFLWGRKNSINDLDNHLRYWNNLNNFRKILHYLSKDKFTLIASAK, encoded by the coding sequence ATGAACTTAGGAGAAATTAATTACTATAACCATTCAAGCAAACCTAAATGCGTATTTGTGGAAAATAAAGAATTACCCCTAATCTGTATAGATTTTTGGTTTAAAGCTGGTTCTTCATTTGAAGAATCAGATAAAAGTGGAACAGCTCATTTGTTAGAACATATGATTTTTAAAGGCAGTAATAAAATAATGCCAGGCGAATTTGATCATAGAATCGAATCTCTGGGTGGAATTAGCAATGCTTCAACTGGATATGATGATGCACATTACTATGTTTTAGTACCTAAAAACAACTTTAAAGAGTCACTAGCTCTTTTGACAAACATTCTCAGATCACCAAATTTTAATATTAACGAATTTAATAAAGAGAAAAGTGTTGTCATCGATGAAATAAAGCAACAAAATGACCAGCCTGATGAAAAGCTTTTTAATTATTTCTTGGGTAGAGTATGGATAGACAACTTTTATGGCAAAACCATATTAGGAACTGAAAAGGATGTCCAATCATTAGCAATAGATGATCTAGAAAAATTCCATAAGAAATTTTATAATATCGAGAATTCTTGTATCTCGATTGCTGGAAATATCGCAAAAGTAACTTTTGAAGAATGTTACGGAAATAACTTTTCTTATCTTGGTGAGGCTAACAGTTCTCAAATAATTAGTAAAAATAAATTAATTGCAATCCCAAGAACTGGTAGAGAAGAAATTGATTTTAAGAATATCGAATTTTCTAGAATATATATGGCATGGAGTATACCCAGCATTAAAAATCAAAGAATAAATATAGGATTTGAAATTTTAACTTCGATACTTTCTGTGGGAAGAAATAGTAGATTAGTTAAGGTTTTAAAAGAAGATAAAAATTTGGTTGAGTCAATATATGTAGATGTAAATGGAGGAGAATTAGGGGGTTTATTAGTGATTGAAGCTTGCTGCGATAATGTAAATTTATTAAAAACTGAGGAAGAAATTAATAAAATAATTAAAGAATTGGTTAGTTCTAAAAATTTAACTATTAATGAGTTGACAAAAGCGTTAAACATTGTCAAAAGTAACTATATATTTAATCTAGAAACTTCGACACAACTAACTTCATTTTTTGGAAGTGAATTTTTGTGGGGCAGAAAAAATTCCATAAATGATTTAGATAATCATCTGCGCTACTGGAATAATTTAAATAATTTCAGGAAAATACTACATTATCTATCAAAAGATAAATTTACATTAATTGCATCAGCAAAATAA
- a CDS encoding glycosyltransferase family 2 protein: MNVSIVIPTYNRKPILEKCLKALEKQILNATISNYEIVVIDDGSTDGTPSWIRNNSKILPHVVLFEQKHGGPALGRNLGVMKSKYEVIIFIDSDLIVLEDFLVCHVNKLSFSWERDNKKCFTYGSVINTSNFKNPENEKFKLTDVSFAYFATGNVAISKDLLLNVGLFDSSFSLYGWEDLELGERLKKIGTKLVKCPEAVGFHWHPPFDCGQIESLISQEKERARMALVFYKKHSNLRVRFMIQLTPIHTLLWEIMCLGGLITIKRLFPLLKFLVDSGKNRIALEIVRIPLNLIYVKELGRLI; this comes from the coding sequence ATGAATGTAAGCATTGTTATTCCAACTTATAATAGAAAGCCAATATTGGAAAAATGCCTAAAGGCTTTAGAAAAACAAATTTTAAATGCGACTATTAGTAATTATGAAATAGTAGTTATTGATGATGGATCAACAGATGGTACCCCTTCTTGGATAAGAAATAATAGTAAAATCTTACCTCATGTCGTCTTATTTGAACAAAAACATGGAGGGCCTGCATTAGGAAGAAACCTTGGAGTAATGAAGTCCAAATATGAAGTCATAATATTTATTGATAGCGATCTTATTGTTTTAGAAGACTTTTTAGTTTGCCATGTTAATAAACTCTCTTTCTCTTGGGAAAGAGATAATAAAAAATGTTTTACTTATGGCTCAGTAATAAATACATCTAACTTTAAAAATCCAGAAAATGAAAAGTTTAAGTTAACTGATGTTTCTTTTGCATATTTTGCGACTGGAAATGTTGCGATATCAAAAGATTTACTCTTAAATGTTGGATTATTTGATAGCTCCTTTAGCCTTTATGGATGGGAAGATTTAGAGCTGGGAGAGAGATTGAAAAAAATCGGGACAAAATTAGTTAAATGCCCAGAAGCCGTTGGCTTTCATTGGCATCCCCCTTTTGATTGTGGACAGATTGAATCTTTAATATCCCAAGAAAAAGAAAGAGCAAGGATGGCTTTAGTCTTTTATAAAAAGCATTCAAATTTGAGGGTTAGATTTATGATTCAATTAACCCCGATTCATACTTTACTTTGGGAAATAATGTGCCTAGGTGGTTTGATAACTATTAAAAGATTATTTCCATTATTAAAATTTCTAGTTGATTCAGGTAAAAATAGAATCGCACTCGAAATTGTTAGGATACCTTTGAATTTAATTTATGTAAAAGAGCTTGGAAGATTAATTTGA